A genome region from Bordetella genomosp. 10 includes the following:
- a CDS encoding NAD-dependent succinate-semialdehyde dehydrogenase codes for MTQKLQRPDLLRDACYIDGKWQGAGSGPSIPVTNPATGATIVSVPKLGRADTERAIARAQAALPAWSARPAKERAAILLKWAQLMMQHQQDLAAIMTSEQGKPVTEAAGEIAYAASFLEWFGEEAKRMDGEVLQSPKGGQRMMVLKQPIGVCAAITPWNFPAAMITRKLGPALAAGCTMIVKPAQQTPLTALALAVLAEEAGVPAGVIHVITGSSSDIGAALCESDVVRKLSFTGSTEVGRKLMAQCAPTIKKLSLELGGNAPFLVFDDADLDKAVDGIIASKFRNAGQTCVCANRIYVQDGVYDEVAARLVKKVEAMKVGDGFESGVTQGPLIDENAVAKVREHIDDAAKHGARILTGGQPHALGGTFFQPTVVRDVTQSMRFAQEETFGPVAPLFRFRTEEEALAMANDTIFGLAAYFFTRDNARVWRVSEGLEYGIVGINTGLISNEVGPFGGVKQSGLGREGSRHGLEEYVELKYLCIDIAG; via the coding sequence TTGACCCAGAAACTGCAACGCCCCGACCTCTTGCGCGACGCCTGCTACATCGACGGCAAGTGGCAGGGCGCGGGCAGCGGCCCCAGCATCCCCGTCACCAATCCCGCCACCGGCGCGACCATCGTCTCCGTGCCCAAGCTGGGCCGCGCCGACACGGAACGCGCCATCGCCCGCGCCCAGGCCGCCCTGCCCGCCTGGTCCGCCAGGCCGGCCAAGGAACGCGCGGCCATCCTGCTGAAATGGGCCCAGTTGATGATGCAGCACCAGCAGGACCTGGCCGCCATCATGACCTCGGAACAGGGCAAGCCGGTCACCGAAGCCGCCGGCGAGATCGCCTATGCCGCCTCGTTCCTGGAGTGGTTCGGCGAAGAGGCCAAGCGCATGGACGGCGAAGTGCTGCAAAGCCCCAAGGGCGGCCAGCGCATGATGGTGCTGAAGCAGCCGATCGGCGTGTGCGCCGCCATCACGCCCTGGAATTTCCCCGCCGCCATGATCACCCGCAAGCTGGGCCCCGCGCTGGCGGCCGGCTGCACCATGATCGTCAAGCCCGCCCAGCAGACCCCGCTGACGGCGCTGGCCCTGGCCGTGCTGGCCGAGGAAGCCGGCGTGCCGGCCGGCGTCATCCACGTCATCACCGGCAGTTCCAGCGACATCGGCGCGGCCCTGTGCGAAAGCGACGTGGTGCGCAAGCTCAGCTTCACCGGCTCGACCGAGGTCGGCCGCAAGCTGATGGCGCAGTGCGCGCCCACCATCAAGAAGCTGTCGCTGGAACTGGGCGGCAACGCGCCTTTCCTGGTGTTCGACGACGCCGACCTGGACAAGGCCGTCGACGGCATCATCGCGTCGAAGTTCCGCAACGCCGGGCAGACCTGCGTCTGCGCCAACCGCATCTACGTGCAGGACGGCGTCTACGACGAAGTGGCCGCGCGCCTGGTGAAGAAGGTCGAGGCGATGAAGGTCGGCGACGGTTTCGAGAGCGGCGTCACCCAGGGGCCGCTGATCGACGAGAACGCCGTGGCCAAGGTGCGCGAACATATCGACGACGCCGCCAAGCACGGCGCGCGCATCCTCACCGGCGGCCAGCCGCATGCGCTGGGCGGCACCTTCTTCCAGCCCACGGTGGTGCGCGACGTCACGCAGTCCATGCGGTTCGCGCAGGAAGAGACCTTCGGCCCGGTGGCGCCGCTGTTCCGCTTCCGCACCGAGGAAGAAGCCCTGGCCATGGCCAACGACACCATCTTCGGCCTGGCCGCCTATTTCTTCACCCGCGACAACGCCCGCGTCTGGCGCGTATCCGAGGGCCTGGAATACGGCATCGTCGGCATCAACACCGGCCTCATCTCCAACGAGGTCGGTCCCTTCGGCGGCGTCAAGCAATCCGGCCTGGGCCGGGAAGGTTCGCGCCACGGGCTGGAGGAGTACGTCGAGCTGAAGTACCTGTGCATCGACATCGCGGGGTGA
- a CDS encoding efflux RND transporter permease subunit: MSAVQLALRRPYTFIVMALLIILATPFALLRMATDIFPEINIPVISVIWTYTGLPAQEMGLRIAASNERSLTTTVSDIEHIESTSLAGISVIKVFFQPTANIQTAIAQVVAAEQTQVRQLPPGITPPLVIKYSASSIPVIQLGLSSPTLPEQTLYDVAMNQLRPQLVTIPGVAVPAAYGGKTRVISVDLDLQALQARGLSSSDVVNAINAQNLILPSGTAKFGETEYSVKMNSSPVTLAGMNNLPIRSIPGGGTTYLHDVAYVRDGFTPQTNVVRQDGVRGVLLSVLKNGGASTVDIVNNLREMLPRAVQLLPVDVKVTPLFDQSVFVKAAVKGVVIEALIAAALTAAMVLLFLGNWRSTLIIGLTIPLSILASILVLQMTGETLNLMTLGGLALSVGILVDQAIVTIENIERHLHLGTELKEAILTGANEIGTAALVSTLCICIVFVPMFFLSGVARFLFVPLAEAVVYAMIASYILSRTLVPTLVMLLMAGHRDAAGSNSLLQRLYRAFDRRFELLRRAYTLALSAQLSRRKAFALAFLGFSLLSCALYPFLGRDFFPNVDAGQLRLHMRAPTGTRIEETARLADEVERHIRTLIPADQLETILDNLGVPNSGINLSYSNAGTFSTLDGEILISLREGHDPTEKFVSLLRMDLPRRFPGVEFFFQPADIVTQILNFGLPAAINVQFTGQNYTANAELASELVKAVRKIPGAVDAHVHQRLDLPTVNLEMDRSRLQQVGLSPANVGQNVLIALSGSSQTSPAFWLNPQNGVVYNVTTQTPQYNIDSLDRLLNLPVGATGAGAGTPGGSTQLLGNLVEATQSRQPAVMSRYNILPAIDVYISVQGTDLASVAGQVEREVDALRPKLPRGSRLAIRGQVQTMQSSFLGLGVGLAMAIVLVYLLVVVNFQSWIDALIIVSALPAALAGIAWMLFITGTTLSVPALTGAIMTMGVATANSILMVAFARQRREEGATILASALEAGATRIRPVLMTALAMIIGMIPMALGLGEGAEQNAPLGRAVIGGLLFATVSTLFFVPVVYAGVHTRLANRAAARAARRGPPRTDATPGGPATTSGPARQES, translated from the coding sequence GTGTCAGCCGTCCAACTGGCATTGCGCCGCCCGTACACCTTCATCGTCATGGCCTTGCTGATCATCCTGGCAACGCCGTTCGCGCTGCTGCGCATGGCGACCGACATCTTCCCGGAAATCAATATTCCGGTGATCAGCGTCATCTGGACCTACACCGGCCTGCCCGCGCAGGAAATGGGACTGCGCATCGCCGCGTCCAACGAGCGCAGCCTGACCACCACGGTCAGCGATATCGAACATATAGAATCGACGTCGCTGGCCGGGATCAGCGTCATCAAGGTTTTCTTCCAGCCCACCGCCAACATCCAGACCGCCATCGCCCAGGTCGTGGCGGCCGAGCAGACCCAGGTGCGCCAGTTGCCGCCCGGCATCACGCCGCCGCTGGTGATCAAGTATTCGGCCTCCAGCATCCCGGTGATCCAGTTGGGCCTGTCCAGCCCCACCCTGCCCGAACAGACGCTGTACGACGTCGCCATGAACCAGTTGCGCCCGCAACTGGTCACCATCCCCGGCGTCGCGGTGCCGGCCGCCTACGGCGGCAAGACGCGCGTGATTTCGGTGGACCTGGACCTGCAGGCCTTGCAGGCGCGCGGCCTGTCGTCGTCCGACGTGGTGAACGCCATCAACGCGCAGAACCTCATCCTGCCCTCGGGCACGGCGAAGTTCGGCGAGACCGAATACTCGGTCAAGATGAACAGCTCGCCGGTCACCCTGGCGGGGATGAACAACCTGCCGATCCGCTCCATCCCCGGCGGCGGCACCACCTACCTGCACGACGTCGCCTACGTGCGCGACGGTTTCACGCCGCAGACCAACGTGGTGCGGCAGGACGGCGTGCGAGGCGTGCTGCTGTCGGTGCTGAAGAACGGCGGCGCCTCCACGGTGGACATCGTCAACAACCTGCGCGAGATGCTGCCGCGGGCGGTCCAGTTGCTGCCCGTCGACGTCAAGGTGACGCCGCTGTTCGACCAGTCGGTGTTCGTGAAGGCGGCCGTCAAGGGCGTGGTCATCGAGGCGCTGATCGCCGCCGCGCTGACCGCCGCCATGGTGCTGCTGTTCCTGGGCAACTGGCGCAGCACGTTGATCATCGGCCTGACCATTCCCTTGTCCATCCTGGCGTCCATCCTGGTCCTGCAGATGACCGGGGAGACGCTGAACCTGATGACGCTGGGCGGCCTGGCGCTGTCCGTCGGCATCCTGGTCGACCAGGCCATCGTCACCATCGAGAACATCGAGCGCCACCTGCACCTGGGCACCGAACTGAAGGAGGCCATCCTCACCGGCGCCAACGAAATCGGCACCGCGGCGCTGGTCTCCACGCTGTGCATCTGCATCGTGTTCGTGCCGATGTTCTTCCTGTCCGGCGTGGCGCGCTTCCTGTTCGTGCCGCTGGCCGAGGCGGTGGTCTACGCCATGATCGCGTCCTATATCTTGTCGCGCACCCTGGTGCCGACGCTGGTGATGCTGCTCATGGCCGGCCATCGCGACGCCGCGGGCAGCAACAGCCTGCTGCAACGCCTGTACCGCGCCTTCGACCGCCGTTTCGAGCTGCTGCGCCGCGCCTATACCCTGGCCCTGTCGGCGCAGTTGTCGCGGCGCAAGGCCTTCGCCCTCGCCTTCCTCGGCTTCAGCCTGCTTTCCTGCGCGCTCTATCCCTTCCTGGGCCGCGATTTCTTCCCCAACGTGGACGCCGGCCAGTTGCGCCTGCACATGCGCGCGCCCACCGGCACGCGCATCGAGGAGACCGCGCGCCTGGCCGACGAGGTCGAACGCCATATCCGCACGCTGATCCCGGCGGACCAACTGGAGACCATACTCGACAACCTGGGCGTCCCGAATAGCGGGATCAACCTTTCGTATAGCAATGCCGGCACGTTCAGCACGCTGGATGGGGAAATCCTGATTTCCCTGCGCGAAGGCCACGACCCGACCGAGAAATTCGTCTCGCTGCTGCGCATGGACCTGCCGCGCCGGTTTCCGGGGGTGGAGTTCTTCTTCCAGCCGGCCGACATCGTCACCCAGATCCTGAATTTCGGCCTGCCCGCCGCCATCAACGTGCAGTTCACCGGGCAGAACTACACCGCCAACGCGGAACTGGCGTCCGAACTGGTCAAGGCCGTGCGCAAGATCCCCGGCGCCGTCGACGCCCACGTGCACCAGCGCCTGGACCTGCCCACCGTCAATCTGGAGATGGACCGCTCGCGCCTGCAGCAGGTCGGCCTGAGCCCGGCCAACGTGGGCCAGAACGTGCTGATCGCCCTGTCCGGCAGTTCGCAGACCTCGCCCGCCTTCTGGCTCAATCCGCAGAACGGCGTCGTCTACAACGTCACCACCCAGACGCCGCAATACAACATCGATTCGCTGGACCGCCTGCTCAACCTGCCGGTGGGCGCCACCGGCGCGGGCGCCGGCACGCCGGGCGGCAGCACGCAGTTGCTGGGCAACCTGGTCGAGGCGACGCAGTCGCGGCAGCCGGCCGTCATGTCGCGCTACAACATCCTGCCCGCCATCGACGTCTACATCAGCGTGCAGGGCACCGACCTGGCCAGCGTCGCCGGGCAGGTGGAGCGCGAGGTCGACGCGCTGCGGCCCAAGCTGCCGCGCGGCAGCCGGCTGGCGATCCGCGGCCAGGTGCAGACCATGCAATCGTCCTTCCTGGGCCTGGGCGTCGGGCTGGCCATGGCCATCGTGCTGGTCTACCTGCTGGTGGTGGTGAACTTCCAGTCCTGGATCGACGCGCTGATCATCGTCAGCGCCCTGCCCGCGGCCCTGGCCGGCATCGCCTGGATGCTGTTCATCACCGGCACCACGCTGAGCGTGCCGGCGCTGACGGGCGCCATCATGACCATGGGCGTGGCCACCGCCAACTCCATCCTGATGGTCGCCTTCGCGCGCCAGCGGCGCGAGGAAGGCGCCACCATCCTGGCCTCCGCACTGGAAGCCGGCGCCACCCGCATCCGGCCGGTGCTGATGACGGCGCTCGCCATGATCATCGGCATGATTCCCATGGCCCTGGGCCTGGGCGAAGGCGCCGAGCAGAACGCGCCCCTGGGCCGCGCCGTCATCGGCGGCCTGCTGTTCGCCACCGTCTCCACCCTGTTCTTCGTGCCGGTGGTCTACGCCGGCGTCCACACCAGACTGGCGAATCGCGCCGCCGCCCGCGCGGCGCGCCGCGGCCCGCCCCGCACTGACGCAACCCCCGGTGGTCCCGCCACCACGTCCGGCCCCGCGCGGCAGGAGAGCTGA
- a CDS encoding TOBE domain-containing protein, translating into MAIQSINARNQFRGKIKEIITGPVVSEVDIDTPAGIVTSVITTRSVQELDLQVGTEVLAFVKSTEVSVAKL; encoded by the coding sequence ATGGCCATCCAATCCATCAACGCCCGCAACCAGTTCCGCGGCAAGATCAAGGAAATCATCACCGGGCCCGTCGTGTCGGAAGTCGATATCGATACGCCCGCCGGCATCGTGACCTCCGTCATCACCACCCGTTCCGTGCAGGAGCTGGACCTGCAGGTGGGCACGGAAGTGCTGGCCTTCGTGAAGTCCACGGAAGTGTCGGTGGCCAAGCTGTAG
- a CDS encoding efflux transporter outer membrane subunit: MTRVPTTASRRARQALPLACALLLSACSLAPEYHQPAPDMPVSWKLEAPWRTATPRDDMPKGAWWLRYRDPTLDALQDKLLAANPSLEVAGARLAQARAQATAATAGLFPTIGTNARVQRLKISGNRPLTSYDSPLYETVQNDYTLSFNASYEVDLFGRVRNSVAAARANAEQSAADLRNARLVLTAELASNYVNLRALDNEMDVVRRSVALQRRALELITARYDGGAASGLEVAQQQALLDNTLTQIDVLARQRAQFEHAIASLTGTPAPQFELAPAVTDMTPPAIPLGVPSDVLERRPDVASAERAMAAANAQIGVARAAFYPSFMINGGYGVDSRLLGALFDGPSTLWNLGVSMAQTLFDGGRIGANVDFARAGYQATAANYRRVVLVAMQEVQDGISGLAALERASAQARTAVADSRKVLDMATARYSGGATTYLDVITAQQAVLNTERQAAQLDGQRMLVSVFLVKALGGDWESAPAVADNGGAPAAP; the protein is encoded by the coding sequence ATGACCCGAGTTCCGACGACGGCATCGCGCCGGGCCAGGCAGGCCCTGCCCCTGGCCTGCGCCCTCCTCCTGTCGGCCTGCAGCCTCGCGCCCGAGTACCACCAGCCGGCGCCCGACATGCCGGTGAGCTGGAAGCTGGAAGCGCCCTGGCGCACCGCCACGCCGCGCGACGACATGCCCAAGGGGGCATGGTGGCTGCGCTACCGCGACCCGACCCTGGACGCCCTGCAGGATAAGCTGCTGGCGGCCAACCCCAGCCTGGAGGTCGCCGGCGCGCGGCTGGCGCAGGCGCGGGCCCAGGCCACCGCCGCGACGGCGGGCCTGTTCCCCACCATAGGCACCAACGCCCGCGTGCAGCGCCTGAAGATCTCCGGCAACCGCCCGCTCACCAGCTACGACTCGCCGCTCTACGAAACGGTGCAGAACGACTACACCCTGTCGTTCAACGCCAGCTATGAAGTCGACCTGTTCGGCCGCGTACGCAATTCCGTCGCCGCCGCCCGCGCCAACGCGGAGCAGTCGGCCGCCGACCTGCGCAACGCCCGCCTGGTGCTGACCGCCGAACTCGCGTCCAACTACGTCAACCTGCGCGCGCTGGACAACGAGATGGACGTGGTGCGCCGCTCGGTCGCCCTGCAACGGCGCGCGCTGGAGCTGATCACCGCGCGCTACGACGGCGGCGCGGCCTCCGGCCTGGAAGTCGCGCAGCAGCAGGCCCTGCTCGACAACACCCTGACGCAGATCGACGTCCTGGCGCGCCAGCGCGCGCAGTTCGAGCATGCCATCGCCAGCCTGACCGGCACGCCCGCGCCGCAATTCGAGCTGGCCCCCGCCGTCACCGACATGACGCCGCCCGCGATACCGCTGGGCGTGCCCTCCGACGTGCTGGAGCGCCGCCCCGACGTCGCCTCCGCCGAGCGCGCCATGGCGGCGGCCAACGCGCAGATCGGCGTGGCGCGCGCCGCCTTCTACCCCAGCTTCATGATCAATGGCGGCTACGGCGTGGACAGCCGCCTGCTGGGCGCCCTGTTCGACGGCCCCAGCACGTTGTGGAACCTGGGCGTGTCGATGGCGCAGACCCTGTTCGACGGCGGCCGCATCGGCGCCAACGTCGATTTCGCGCGCGCCGGCTACCAGGCCACCGCCGCGAACTACCGCCGCGTGGTGCTGGTCGCCATGCAGGAAGTGCAGGACGGCATCAGCGGGCTGGCGGCGCTGGAGCGCGCCAGCGCCCAGGCGCGCACCGCCGTGGCCGACAGCCGCAAGGTGCTGGACATGGCCACCGCGCGCTATTCCGGCGGCGCCACCACCTACCTGGACGTCATCACGGCGCAGCAGGCGGTGCTGAACACCGAGCGGCAGGCGGCCCAGCTCGACGGCCAGCGCATGCTGGTCTCGGTCTTCCTCGTCAAGGCGCTGGGCGGCGACTGGGAAAGCGCGCCGGCGGTGGCCGACAACGGCGGCGCGCCCGCCGCGCCCTGA
- a CDS encoding alpha-hydroxy acid oxidase, producing the protein MPLPSRTFIATVEDMRRVARRRVPRMFYDYADSGSWTESTYRANEEDLQKIRFRQRVARNMENRNLATTMVGQPAAIPLALAPTGLTGMQHADGEILAAQAAEAFGVPFTLSTMSICSIEDVAAHTTAPFWFQLYVMRDRDFIERLIDRAKAAKCSALVLTLDLQILGQRHKDLRNGLSAPPRMTLGNLVNLATKPAWCWNMLRTQRRTFRNIAGHAKGVTDLSSLGAWTAEQFDPTLSWDDVEWIKKRWGGKLILKGILDPDDARHAVDTGADALIVSNHGGRQLDGAVSSVAMLPQVVDAVGKDIEVWMDGGIRSGQDILRAVALGARGVMIGRPFLYGLGAGGREGVTKVLEILARELDITMALCGYRDIHQIGRDVLVPGSYPGSPAA; encoded by the coding sequence ATGCCGCTTCCCTCACGCACCTTTATTGCAACCGTTGAAGACATGCGCCGCGTGGCGCGCCGCCGGGTTCCCCGCATGTTTTACGACTATGCCGACTCGGGTTCGTGGACGGAGTCGACCTACCGCGCCAACGAAGAAGACCTGCAGAAGATCCGTTTCCGCCAGCGCGTCGCGCGCAATATGGAAAACCGCAACCTGGCCACCACCATGGTCGGCCAGCCCGCCGCCATCCCCCTGGCCCTGGCGCCGACCGGCCTGACCGGGATGCAGCATGCCGACGGCGAGATCCTGGCGGCGCAGGCGGCCGAGGCCTTCGGCGTGCCGTTCACGCTGTCGACCATGAGCATCTGCTCGATCGAGGACGTGGCCGCGCACACCACCGCGCCGTTCTGGTTCCAGTTGTACGTCATGCGGGACCGGGATTTCATCGAGCGCCTGATCGACCGCGCCAAGGCCGCCAAATGCTCGGCTCTGGTTTTGACCCTTGATTTGCAAATCCTGGGACAACGGCACAAGGACCTGCGCAACGGCCTGAGCGCGCCGCCGCGGATGACGCTGGGCAACCTGGTGAATCTCGCCACCAAGCCGGCCTGGTGCTGGAACATGCTGCGCACGCAGCGCCGCACCTTCCGCAATATCGCGGGCCACGCGAAGGGGGTGACGGACCTGTCGTCCCTGGGCGCATGGACGGCGGAGCAGTTCGATCCGACCCTGAGCTGGGACGACGTCGAATGGATCAAGAAGCGGTGGGGCGGCAAGCTGATCCTCAAGGGCATTCTCGACCCGGACGACGCGCGCCATGCGGTGGACACCGGCGCCGATGCGCTGATCGTCAGCAACCACGGCGGGCGCCAACTGGATGGCGCGGTCTCGTCGGTCGCCATGCTGCCGCAGGTGGTCGATGCGGTGGGCAAGGATATCGAAGTGTGGATGGACGGCGGCATCCGCTCCGGGCAGGACATCCTGCGCGCGGTGGCGCTGGGCGCGCGCGGCGTGATGATCGGGCGGCCTTTCCTTTACGGCCTGGGCGCGGGCGGGCGCGAGGGGGTGACCAAGGTGCTGGAGATCCTGGCGCGGGAACTGGACATCACCATGGCGCTGTGCGGCTATCGCGACATCCACCAGATCGGCCGCGACGTGCTGGTGCCGGGTTCCTATCCGGGATCGCCGGCGGCCTGA
- a CDS encoding PsiF family protein: MKNRSSQLFAAVLLAVSCSAPVWAQTTPAPAAAPTPAAPASPSNGKALTPQQKRMSDCSTANKGKTGEAYKAGVAACLKGEKPAATGKTLTPQQQRMKDCNAQAGAKSLSGDARKTFMSTCLKSKG, encoded by the coding sequence ATGAAGAACCGTTCCAGCCAATTGTTCGCGGCCGTCCTGTTGGCCGTGAGCTGCAGCGCGCCGGTGTGGGCGCAGACCACCCCGGCGCCGGCCGCGGCGCCCACGCCGGCCGCCCCGGCCAGCCCGAGCAATGGCAAGGCGCTGACGCCGCAGCAGAAGCGGATGTCGGATTGCAGCACCGCCAACAAAGGCAAGACGGGCGAGGCCTACAAGGCCGGCGTCGCCGCCTGCCTGAAGGGCGAGAAGCCCGCCGCGACCGGCAAGACCCTGACGCCGCAACAGCAGCGCATGAAGGACTGCAACGCCCAGGCCGGCGCCAAGTCCCTCAGCGGCGATGCCCGCAAGACCTTCATGAGCACCTGCCTCAAGAGCAAGGGCTGA
- the ssuE gene encoding NADPH-dependent FMN reductase, whose amino-acid sequence MTVLALAGSPSLTSRSSALLHRAAALLGERGLAVSTLGLRDLPSQDLIEGNYAGPAAAALRARVHAASALLIATPVYKASFSGGLKAVLDLLDEKALAGKVVLPIATGGSVAHLLALEYTLKPVLSALGARHILASVFATEKQVRLAEDGAAVLDDELSHRLHAGVEHLARHVAPAPAERYDVGQLLVQARFSI is encoded by the coding sequence ATGACCGTACTCGCGCTGGCTGGCAGTCCTTCCCTTACTTCCCGTTCCTCCGCCCTGTTGCATCGCGCCGCCGCCCTGTTGGGCGAACGCGGTCTCGCCGTCAGCACCTTGGGCTTGCGCGACCTGCCGTCCCAGGACCTGATCGAAGGCAATTACGCCGGGCCCGCCGCGGCCGCCTTGCGCGCCCGCGTCCATGCGGCCAGCGCCTTGCTGATCGCCACGCCGGTCTACAAGGCCTCGTTTTCCGGCGGCCTGAAGGCCGTCCTGGATCTATTGGATGAGAAAGCCCTGGCCGGCAAGGTGGTCCTGCCCATCGCCACCGGCGGCAGCGTGGCCCACCTGCTGGCGCTCGAATACACCCTCAAGCCGGTGCTTTCCGCATTGGGCGCGCGCCACATCCTTGCCAGCGTCTTCGCCACCGAGAAACAGGTGCGGTTGGCCGAGGACGGCGCCGCCGTGCTCGACGACGAACTGAGCCACCGCCTGCACGCCGGCGTCGAGCACCTGGCGCGCCACGTCGCGCCGGCGCCGGCCGAGCGCTACGACGTCGGCCAACTGCTGGTCCAGGCCCGCTTCAGCATCTGA
- a CDS encoding SelT/SelW/SelH family protein, producing the protein MSNPDFLTPAKPAVTLEPGARASVRIAITYCTQCHWLLRAAWMAQELLSTFSTDLGEVALVPGTGGIFQIHCGDALLWDRKRDGGFPDAKTLKQRVRDQIDPGRDLGHVDGKPAAHPQG; encoded by the coding sequence ATGAGCAATCCCGATTTCCTGACGCCCGCCAAGCCGGCGGTCACCCTGGAGCCCGGCGCCCGCGCCTCGGTGCGCATCGCGATTACCTACTGCACGCAATGCCATTGGCTCCTGCGCGCCGCCTGGATGGCGCAGGAGTTGTTGTCCACGTTCTCGACGGACCTGGGCGAGGTCGCGCTGGTGCCCGGCACCGGCGGCATCTTCCAGATCCATTGCGGCGACGCGCTGCTGTGGGATCGCAAGCGCGATGGCGGCTTCCCGGACGCGAAAACCCTGAAGCAGCGGGTGCGCGACCAGATCGATCCCGGCCGCGACCTCGGCCACGTGGACGGCAAGCCGGCGGCGCATCCTCAAGGCTAG
- a CDS encoding efflux RND transporter periplasmic adaptor subunit: MSEERHHALGIHSLAGEAGGADLPSRDRIARRLRWLTLVVLVLLAVGAARTIIARVHNASELREGTAQRAIQYVQTAMPTAPDKGQTLSLPGTLQGYVQSPLSARASGYLKRWTKDIGSRVEKGELLAEIETPEIDQQLSQAVAAREQAAAAMDLARSTQSRWEALRQKDVVSQQDLDERRGAAAQARANYAAAQANEQRLRQLEGFKRIVAPFAGVITRRNVDVGDLIDAGSGRPLFVLSQTDPLRVYLNVPQSYAQRVKPGQHVVVTQSELPGQDFKGVIARTAASIDLATRTMQVEISLPNPDKVLLPGAYVQVDLQLPPSDALVLPANALMFRREGALVAVVDDAGKVSLRKVTVGRNYGQTVEVPEGVTTTDRVVLNPADSLANGDQVSVAASAPAQGLDK, translated from the coding sequence ATGTCGGAAGAAAGACATCACGCGCTCGGTATCCATTCCCTGGCCGGCGAAGCCGGCGGAGCCGACCTGCCCTCGCGCGACCGCATCGCGCGCCGCCTGCGCTGGCTGACGCTGGTGGTGCTGGTGCTGCTGGCGGTGGGCGCGGCGCGCACCATCATCGCGCGCGTGCATAACGCCAGCGAGCTGCGCGAGGGCACCGCCCAGCGCGCCATCCAGTACGTGCAGACCGCCATGCCGACCGCGCCGGACAAGGGCCAGACGCTGTCCCTGCCGGGCACCCTGCAGGGCTACGTGCAATCGCCCCTGTCGGCGCGCGCCAGCGGCTACCTGAAGCGATGGACCAAGGACATCGGCAGCCGCGTCGAGAAGGGCGAACTCCTGGCCGAAATCGAGACCCCGGAAATCGACCAGCAACTGTCGCAGGCCGTGGCCGCGCGCGAACAGGCGGCCGCCGCCATGGACCTGGCGCGCAGCACGCAGTCGCGCTGGGAAGCGCTGCGCCAGAAGGACGTGGTCTCGCAGCAGGACCTGGACGAGAGGCGCGGCGCGGCCGCGCAGGCGCGCGCCAACTACGCGGCGGCCCAGGCCAATGAACAGCGCCTGCGCCAACTGGAAGGCTTCAAGCGCATCGTGGCGCCCTTCGCCGGCGTGATCACGCGGCGCAACGTCGACGTCGGCGACCTGATCGACGCGGGCAGCGGCCGGCCGCTGTTCGTGCTGTCGCAGACCGATCCGCTGCGCGTGTACCTGAACGTGCCGCAGAGCTACGCCCAGCGCGTCAAGCCGGGCCAGCATGTGGTGGTGACGCAGTCCGAGCTGCCCGGGCAGGATTTCAAGGGCGTGATCGCGCGCACGGCCGCCTCCATCGATCTCGCCACCCGCACGATGCAGGTGGAGATCTCCCTGCCGAATCCGGACAAGGTGCTGCTGCCGGGCGCGTACGTGCAGGTGGACCTGCAATTGCCGCCGAGCGACGCGCTGGTGCTGCCGGCCAACGCGCTGATGTTCCGCCGCGAAGGCGCGCTGGTGGCCGTGGTCGACGACGCCGGCAAGGTCAGCCTGCGCAAGGTCACGGTGGGCCGCAACTACGGCCAGACGGTGGAAGTGCCCGAGGGCGTGACGACGACCGACCGCGTGGTGCTGAACCCCGCCGACTCGCTGGCCAACGGCGACCAGGTGAGCGTGGCCGCGTCCGCTCCCGCCCAGGGCCTGGACAAATGA